The following proteins are encoded in a genomic region of Micrococcaceae bacterium Sec5.8:
- a CDS encoding pyridoxal phosphate-dependent aminotransferase, whose protein sequence is MAEFKQSTKLHNVLYDIRGPILQAAQQMEAEGHRILKLNIGNPAPFGFEAPDAILVDMIRHLPHAQGYSDSRGIFSARTAVSQYYQTRGIQNIHVDDIYLGNGVSELITMSLMALLDDGDEVLIPTPDYPLWTASVALASGRPVHYLCDEESGWQPDLEDLEAKITPRTKGIVVINPNNPTGAVYPEETLKKIVALAEKHGLVLFADEIYEKILYEDAVHVNMASLTGDDVLCLTFSGLSKAYRVCGYRAGWMAISGPKKDAADYLEGISLLANMRLCANVPAQHAIQTALGGYQSINDLILPGGRLLEQRNKAYDMLNAIPGVSTQQARGAMYLFPKLDPEVYRIRDDEKFVLDLLREQKILVSHGRAFNWVRPDHFRMVTLPLVKDLEEAINRMADFLSRYKGN, encoded by the coding sequence ATGGCAGAATTCAAGCAGTCCACCAAGCTTCATAATGTCCTCTACGACATCCGTGGACCGATTCTTCAGGCCGCCCAGCAAATGGAGGCAGAGGGTCACCGCATCCTCAAACTGAACATCGGGAACCCGGCCCCTTTCGGGTTTGAAGCGCCGGACGCGATTCTTGTGGACATGATCCGCCATCTGCCGCACGCCCAGGGGTACAGCGACTCCCGCGGCATCTTCTCGGCCCGGACGGCCGTCTCGCAGTACTACCAGACCCGTGGAATCCAGAACATCCACGTCGATGACATTTATCTGGGTAACGGCGTCAGCGAGCTGATCACCATGTCGCTGATGGCGCTGCTGGACGACGGCGACGAGGTCCTGATTCCCACGCCCGACTACCCGCTGTGGACCGCCTCCGTTGCCCTGGCAAGCGGGCGCCCCGTGCACTACTTGTGCGACGAAGAATCCGGCTGGCAACCGGACCTCGAGGACCTGGAAGCCAAGATCACGCCCCGCACCAAGGGCATCGTGGTGATCAACCCGAACAACCCCACCGGCGCGGTGTACCCGGAAGAGACCCTCAAGAAGATCGTGGCATTGGCCGAAAAGCACGGACTGGTTCTGTTCGCCGACGAGATTTACGAGAAGATCCTCTACGAGGACGCGGTGCACGTGAACATGGCGAGCCTGACGGGCGACGACGTCCTGTGCCTGACATTCAGCGGGCTGTCCAAGGCCTACCGTGTCTGCGGCTACCGGGCTGGGTGGATGGCGATATCCGGGCCGAAGAAGGACGCCGCAGACTATCTCGAGGGCATCAGCCTGCTGGCGAACATGCGCCTGTGCGCAAATGTTCCGGCGCAGCACGCCATCCAGACGGCGCTCGGCGGGTACCAAAGCATTAACGACCTGATCCTCCCGGGGGGACGCCTGCTCGAGCAGCGGAACAAGGCCTACGACATGCTCAACGCCATTCCCGGGGTCAGCACCCAGCAGGCAAGAGGAGCGATGTACCTCTTCCCCAAACTGGACCCCGAGGTGTACCGCATCCGCGACGACGAAAAGTTTGTCCTGGACCTGCTGCGCGAACAGAAAATCCTGGTTTCCCATGGACGGGCGTTCAACTGGGTCCGCCCGGACCACTTCCGGATGGTCACCCTGCCTTTGGTGAAGGACCTCGAAGAAGCAATCAACCGCATGGCGGACTTCCTGAGCCGGTACAAGGGGAACTAG
- a CDS encoding ABC transporter substrate-binding protein, which yields MKESRPQALGRRAFGGLAAGVGLAMALSACGGSSDPLSTAPASGGSTSGSGSALVIGSADFPESQIIAEVYAGALNGAGVTASTKPNIGSREVYFKAVQDGSVDIIPDYSGNLLLHVSKDATEVSAEDIYKALPGKLPEGLAVLDAAKAEDKDAMVVTKATAEKYQLKSLEDLAKVCSEIVVGAPATFAERAYGLPGLEKNYNCVPKKLEPFSDGGGAVTLKALLSDQVQVADIYTTTPSIADNDLVVLEDPKNNFIAQQVLPLYNKAKMTDKAKEALNAVSKILTTEDLINLNRAVSGSQKQNPKDAAAAWLKDKGIVK from the coding sequence ATGAAGGAATCCCGCCCTCAAGCACTCGGCAGGCGCGCATTCGGCGGCCTGGCCGCCGGTGTAGGCCTGGCCATGGCATTGTCCGCCTGCGGCGGCTCGTCCGACCCGCTCTCAACGGCGCCGGCCTCGGGCGGCTCCACGTCCGGTTCCGGCTCAGCCCTCGTCATCGGATCCGCAGACTTCCCCGAAAGCCAGATCATCGCCGAAGTCTATGCCGGTGCCCTGAACGGGGCCGGTGTCACGGCTAGCACCAAGCCGAACATTGGTTCCCGCGAGGTCTACTTCAAGGCAGTCCAGGACGGCTCCGTGGACATCATTCCCGACTACAGCGGCAACTTGCTGCTGCACGTCAGCAAGGACGCCACGGAGGTCTCGGCGGAGGACATCTACAAGGCCCTGCCGGGCAAGCTGCCCGAGGGGCTTGCTGTGCTGGATGCCGCCAAGGCCGAGGACAAAGATGCCATGGTGGTCACTAAAGCCACAGCGGAGAAGTACCAGCTGAAGTCGCTCGAGGACCTTGCCAAGGTCTGCAGCGAGATCGTGGTGGGCGCCCCGGCGACCTTTGCGGAGCGCGCCTACGGCCTGCCCGGCCTGGAAAAGAACTACAACTGTGTACCCAAGAAGCTGGAACCGTTCAGCGACGGTGGCGGTGCTGTCACGCTCAAAGCGCTCCTCTCGGACCAGGTCCAGGTGGCCGACATTTACACCACCACTCCGTCCATCGCGGACAACGACCTCGTCGTGCTGGAGGACCCGAAGAACAACTTCATCGCCCAGCAGGTCCTCCCGCTGTACAACAAGGCCAAGATGACGGACAAGGCGAAGGAAGCCCTGAACGCCGTCTCCAAGATCCTCACCACCGAGGATCTGATCAACCTCAACCGGGCAGTCAGCGGCAGCCAGAAACAGAATCCCAAAGACGCTGCGGCGGCCTGGCTGAAGGACAAGGGAATCGTCAAGTAA
- a CDS encoding ABC transporter permease, whose translation MSNVVTDTFAWLGDPEHWSGSTGIPERIAEHLLYTGLVMLIATAIAVPIGLFVGHTGRGRVAVVALAGALRALPTLGLLTLFVLLAGIGLMPPIWALVILTVPPLLAGTYAGISSVDRNLVDAARAMGMTELQVLFRAEFPNALPVMYGGFRTGVLQAIATVSVVAYINLGGLGRYLFDGLVLSDFPQMLGGSLLIAALAIAVDLVLVIIQRLFRSRGASTQPNRSQQAAVDLTDPIPAGTVVQGGTS comes from the coding sequence ATGAGCAACGTCGTCACCGACACCTTCGCCTGGTTGGGCGATCCGGAGCACTGGTCCGGCAGCACCGGAATCCCCGAGCGGATCGCCGAGCACCTTCTCTATACCGGTCTCGTCATGCTGATCGCCACCGCCATCGCCGTTCCCATCGGCCTGTTCGTGGGACACACCGGCCGCGGCCGGGTGGCCGTCGTGGCCCTTGCAGGTGCCCTGCGGGCACTGCCGACCCTTGGCCTGCTGACGCTCTTCGTCCTCCTGGCCGGCATTGGGCTCATGCCGCCGATCTGGGCCCTGGTGATCCTGACCGTCCCGCCGCTGCTGGCCGGCACCTACGCCGGCATCTCCAGCGTGGACCGGAACCTCGTCGACGCCGCCCGGGCCATGGGCATGACCGAACTCCAGGTGCTCTTCCGCGCCGAGTTCCCCAACGCGCTGCCCGTCATGTATGGCGGTTTCCGGACCGGTGTGCTCCAGGCGATCGCCACGGTCTCCGTGGTGGCGTACATCAATCTGGGCGGCCTCGGCAGGTACCTGTTCGACGGGCTCGTGCTGTCTGACTTCCCCCAGATGCTGGGCGGGTCCCTGCTCATCGCCGCACTGGCGATCGCAGTTGACTTGGTCCTGGTCATTATCCAGAGGCTCTTCCGTTCCCGGGGGGCCTCTACCCAGCCAAACCGGAGCCAGCAGGCTGCGGTCGATCTCACAGACCCCATTCCCGCGGGGACTGTTGTTCAAGGAGGTACGTCATGA
- a CDS encoding ABC transporter permease, whose protein sequence is MEWFLANSARVFSLAGQHLILAILPMVFGVLIAIPLAQFARQNRGLRSIVLTASSLLYTIPSLALFIILPTVLGTRILDPANVVVALTIYAVALLVRATLDAFDSVDEDLRQAAVAMGFKPFARFLQIDLPLSLPVLFAGLRVVSVSNISLVSVAALLGIGNLGMLFTSGLQRDFVTEVMVGIIAILILALLMDAVLVLLERVLTPWTRATAARGTGPGTASGAGAGTDADTDGRGSQGTAAAAARLAQPKTGGGNA, encoded by the coding sequence ATGGAATGGTTTCTGGCCAACAGCGCGCGGGTCTTCAGCCTCGCCGGCCAACACCTCATCCTGGCCATCCTGCCGATGGTGTTCGGGGTGCTGATCGCCATACCCCTGGCCCAGTTCGCCCGGCAGAACCGCGGCCTCCGCTCGATAGTCCTGACAGCGTCCTCGCTGCTCTACACCATCCCGTCCCTGGCACTCTTCATCATCCTGCCGACCGTCCTGGGAACCCGGATCCTCGACCCCGCCAACGTGGTGGTTGCCCTGACCATCTACGCCGTCGCCCTCCTGGTGCGGGCAACCCTCGATGCCTTTGATTCTGTGGATGAAGACCTCCGCCAAGCCGCCGTTGCCATGGGATTCAAGCCTTTCGCCCGCTTCCTGCAGATTGATCTTCCGCTCTCACTGCCGGTGCTTTTCGCCGGGCTGCGGGTGGTGTCCGTCAGCAACATCTCGTTGGTCAGTGTCGCGGCCCTGCTCGGCATCGGCAACCTGGGAATGCTGTTCACCTCGGGCCTGCAGCGCGACTTCGTCACCGAAGTGATGGTGGGCATCATCGCCATCCTCATCCTCGCCCTCCTCATGGACGCCGTACTGGTGCTCCTGGAGCGGGTGCTCACGCCCTGGACCCGCGCCACGGCCGCCCGCGGCACCGGACCGGGGACAGCCAGTGGTGCCGGCGCAGGCACCGACGCTGATACCGACGGCCGCGGCTCGCAAGGAACAGCTGCCGCCGCGGCGAGGCTTGCGCAGCCCAAGACCGGAGGGGGCAACGCATGA
- a CDS encoding ABC transporter ATP-binding protein — MAEAMIEFQNVTKQYQGGQAAVDDLTMSIDKGAITVFVGPSGCGKTTSLRMINRMVEPTSGAITVDGQDVTSVPAAKLRRSMGYVMQSSGLMPHRSVLDNIATVPRLNGVSKADARKRAQELLDVVGLASALGKRYPAQLSGGQQQRVGVARALAADPPVLLMDEPFSAVDPVVRDELQQELLRLQRDLAKTIVFVTHDIDEATVLGDKVAVFGVGGRLAQYATPEEILRAPASDFVASFVGRDRGFRHLAFSASDGVTVHPARTITPGELQQGGNVSGEWQLVVDDALRPLGWSGPGDDSGTVPGGSLFRKGDTLRRALDAALSSPSGLGVAVDADGQVAGVITAEEVLAVIASDRHVRQGV; from the coding sequence ATGGCTGAAGCCATGATCGAGTTCCAGAACGTCACCAAGCAGTACCAGGGCGGCCAGGCCGCCGTCGACGACCTCACCATGTCCATCGACAAAGGGGCCATCACGGTTTTCGTCGGCCCCTCCGGGTGTGGCAAGACCACCTCCCTGCGGATGATCAACCGCATGGTCGAGCCGACGTCCGGGGCCATCACCGTGGACGGCCAGGACGTCACCTCGGTGCCCGCCGCGAAATTGCGGCGTTCCATGGGCTACGTCATGCAATCCTCCGGACTGATGCCGCACCGCTCCGTTCTGGACAACATTGCCACGGTGCCGCGGCTCAACGGGGTGTCCAAAGCCGATGCGCGGAAGCGGGCGCAGGAACTGCTCGACGTCGTCGGACTGGCCTCCGCGCTGGGGAAACGGTATCCCGCGCAGCTGTCCGGCGGCCAACAGCAGCGGGTCGGGGTGGCCCGGGCGCTCGCCGCGGATCCGCCTGTGCTGCTCATGGACGAACCCTTCAGTGCCGTGGATCCCGTGGTCCGTGATGAACTCCAACAAGAGCTCCTCCGGCTCCAGCGGGACCTCGCCAAGACCATCGTCTTTGTCACCCATGACATCGATGAGGCCACGGTGCTCGGGGACAAGGTGGCGGTGTTCGGCGTCGGCGGGCGGCTGGCGCAGTACGCCACCCCCGAAGAAATCCTGCGGGCCCCGGCCAGCGACTTCGTGGCATCCTTCGTGGGCCGGGACCGCGGTTTCCGGCACCTCGCGTTCAGTGCGTCCGACGGCGTCACGGTGCACCCGGCCCGGACCATCACCCCCGGCGAACTCCAGCAGGGCGGCAACGTCTCCGGTGAATGGCAGCTTGTGGTCGATGACGCCCTGCGTCCGCTCGGCTGGTCCGGTCCGGGTGATGACTCCGGGACGGTTCCCGGCGGATCCCTGTTCCGTAAGGGCGACACGCTCCGCCGGGCCCTCGATGCGGCCCTGTCGTCGCCATCGGGCCTGGGCGTGGCCGTGGACGCCGACGGCCAGGTGGCGGGTGTTATCACCGCCGAGGAAGTCCTCGCCGTCATCGCATCGGACCGCCACGTCCGCCAGGGCGTTTAG
- the rsgA gene encoding ribosome small subunit-dependent GTPase A: protein MAARFAAHPDPGGTGAGRVVRVDRNLVLVAGPDATLHVPYPASGEVPVTGDWVWLGSNAAGEPAVTGILPRHSQLSRKRAFEASSEVQVLGANIDVVGIVVPVDRPLTHNRLERTLVAAWESGATPLVIITKADLAGAADDVVGKVILQAAGVGVVTTSAEQRDGLVELLGHVPAAGTLVLLGPSGAGKSTLINALAGLEVQETGAVRSGDGKGKHTTTSRELVALPGGAVLMDTPGVRGFGLFDADGGMAEMFGDLEDLLGRCRFSNCAHGSEPGCAVQAALSAGSLDDRRWSSYLKLQRELAAVARRHDAAASRAHARQWQQQISAAGKSQRAAERDSHHKAERKGAKGGGTRRTR, encoded by the coding sequence GTGGCCGCGCGGTTCGCGGCGCACCCTGATCCGGGCGGCACCGGCGCGGGCCGGGTGGTCCGTGTGGACCGCAACCTGGTCCTCGTTGCCGGCCCGGACGCCACCCTCCATGTGCCCTACCCTGCCTCCGGGGAGGTGCCCGTCACCGGAGACTGGGTCTGGCTGGGTTCCAACGCCGCCGGGGAGCCTGCCGTGACGGGGATTCTGCCGCGGCATTCGCAGCTGAGCCGCAAACGCGCGTTCGAGGCTTCATCGGAGGTCCAAGTACTCGGCGCCAACATCGATGTCGTCGGCATCGTCGTGCCCGTGGACCGGCCGCTGACCCACAACCGCCTCGAACGCACACTCGTCGCGGCGTGGGAGTCGGGAGCCACGCCGCTGGTCATCATCACGAAAGCGGACCTGGCAGGCGCCGCGGACGACGTCGTCGGCAAGGTCATCCTGCAGGCCGCGGGGGTGGGGGTAGTCACCACCTCCGCGGAGCAGCGCGACGGCCTCGTCGAGCTGCTGGGGCACGTTCCGGCCGCCGGCACCCTGGTGCTGCTGGGCCCCTCGGGGGCCGGCAAATCCACCCTCATTAACGCCCTCGCCGGCCTCGAGGTCCAGGAAACCGGAGCAGTCCGGTCCGGCGACGGCAAGGGCAAGCACACCACCACCTCACGCGAACTGGTGGCACTACCCGGCGGAGCCGTCCTGATGGACACCCCGGGGGTGCGCGGCTTCGGGCTCTTCGACGCCGACGGGGGGATGGCGGAGATGTTTGGTGATCTGGAGGATCTCCTTGGGCGGTGCCGGTTCTCGAACTGCGCCCACGGCAGCGAACCCGGTTGCGCCGTGCAGGCCGCCCTCTCGGCTGGATCCCTCGATGACCGGCGATGGTCCAGCTACCTTAAGCTCCAGCGTGAGCTCGCCGCCGTGGCCCGCCGGCACGACGCTGCCGCCAGCCGCGCCCATGCCCGGCAGTGGCAGCAACAAATTTCTGCCGCCGGAAAGAGCCAGCGGGCGGCAGAAAGGGACAGCCACCATAAGGCTGAACGGAAAGGCGCGAAGGGCGGCGGCACACGCCGGACCCGCTGA
- a CDS encoding NUDIX hydrolase, giving the protein MSLNFDTRPAAYAVIVRDGAILLAYWKQGGKEGWTLPGGGLDLAEHPVDGCIREVYEETGYTAEVGAMLGIDVGHWPAEIRIDGGERDFQSLRLVYEGTITGGELRHEVDGSTTHAAWIPLADVAGLNKVSLVDAALRLHRERPRNGKLS; this is encoded by the coding sequence ATGAGCCTGAACTTCGACACCCGCCCCGCTGCCTACGCGGTCATCGTCCGCGACGGCGCCATCCTCCTGGCGTACTGGAAGCAGGGCGGGAAGGAGGGCTGGACCCTGCCAGGCGGCGGGCTTGACCTCGCCGAGCACCCGGTGGACGGCTGCATCCGGGAGGTTTATGAGGAGACCGGGTATACGGCGGAGGTCGGCGCGATGCTGGGGATCGACGTCGGGCACTGGCCGGCGGAAATCCGGATCGACGGCGGTGAACGGGATTTCCAGTCCCTCCGTCTGGTCTACGAGGGGACCATCACGGGCGGGGAGTTGCGGCATGAAGTGGACGGCAGCACCACCCACGCGGCCTGGATCCCGCTGGCCGACGTGGCCGGGCTGAACAAGGTTTCGCTCGTCGACGCCGCGCTAAGGCTGCACCGGGAGCGGCCACGTAACGGCAAACTTTCCTGA
- a CDS encoding BadF/BadG/BcrA/BcrD ATPase family protein codes for MPAADPVSPPAPPAGPVIGLDIGGTKTRGVRFEDGHAVADESVGSSNVQNVSREDAARNLAELFARIGGGKISRVYAGAGGIDTAEDAAALAALIAPHVPGARITVVHDSRLLLAAGGASTGVAVIGGTGSAAWGRNSLGGEARAGGWGYLLGDEGSGYWLGREAVRHSLRRMNQGLEPDELTSALLASCGVDDPNKLIALFHSPKTGRRYWAERARLVVDAASAGHGASQELVDQAGRDLAALAEQTVRQLGIDGPVILGSGLGMNVPRLQEAFRTALAAAGITDVRVLEQDPVFGVLQLVAEQD; via the coding sequence ATTCCGGCGGCGGACCCCGTTTCCCCGCCCGCACCCCCCGCCGGGCCGGTCATCGGCCTCGACATCGGCGGAACCAAGACGCGCGGCGTCCGCTTCGAAGACGGCCACGCTGTGGCCGACGAATCCGTCGGCAGCTCCAACGTCCAGAACGTCAGCCGCGAGGACGCGGCCCGGAACCTCGCAGAGCTCTTCGCCCGGATCGGCGGCGGAAAGATCTCGCGGGTCTACGCGGGCGCCGGAGGCATCGACACAGCAGAGGACGCCGCAGCACTGGCCGCGCTAATCGCGCCGCACGTTCCAGGCGCCCGGATCACCGTGGTCCACGACTCGCGGCTCCTGCTGGCTGCCGGTGGCGCCAGCACCGGCGTCGCTGTCATCGGCGGAACGGGATCGGCAGCGTGGGGCAGGAACAGCCTGGGCGGGGAGGCCCGTGCCGGCGGCTGGGGTTACCTGCTGGGCGATGAAGGCAGCGGGTACTGGCTGGGCCGCGAAGCGGTCCGCCACAGCCTGCGCCGGATGAACCAGGGGTTGGAACCGGACGAACTCACCTCGGCCTTGCTGGCTTCCTGCGGTGTCGATGACCCCAACAAGCTGATCGCGTTGTTCCATTCGCCGAAGACCGGGCGGCGGTACTGGGCTGAGCGGGCGCGGCTCGTGGTCGACGCGGCCTCCGCCGGCCACGGCGCCAGCCAGGAGCTCGTGGACCAGGCCGGGCGGGACCTGGCAGCCCTGGCGGAGCAGACAGTCCGGCAGCTCGGCATCGACGGGCCGGTGATTCTGGGCAGCGGCCTGGGCATGAACGTTCCCCGCCTGCAGGAAGCCTTCCGCACCGCACTGGCGGCCGCGGGAATCACCGACGTCCGCGTTCTGGAGCAGGACCCGGTCTTCGGGGTTCTCCAACTCGTGGCCGAGCAGGACTGA
- a CDS encoding nitronate monooxygenase, giving the protein MSHELFGTRIIAAPMAGGTSTPAFVRAVSDAGGLGFLAAGYKSVEAMAAEIRGVRASGARFGVNVFVPDPAQLPPPAATVARLETYRRQLSRDALRLQVEVPPLRLDDDDQWPGKMTALLADPVELVSFTFGLPGADGVRALQRAGSAVLATVTTVAEALAAAGQGVDALVVQHDSAGGHSAAFLPTTTGHGSSSGSGHGPGHEVSRPLSTAELVAAVRSAVGLPLVAAGGVMDRAGVEEVLAAGAQAAQLGTAFLRTSESGARQLHKDALASPRFTRTALTPAFTGRQARALANAFVRDHPDAPESYPAVHHLTAPLRAAAAAAGDAERLNLWAGTGWQRARAGSVAEVLAELLD; this is encoded by the coding sequence ATGTCGCATGAACTCTTCGGCACCCGCATCATCGCCGCGCCCATGGCCGGCGGCACGTCCACTCCGGCCTTCGTCCGGGCCGTGTCGGACGCCGGCGGCCTGGGCTTCCTCGCCGCCGGCTACAAGAGCGTGGAGGCCATGGCGGCGGAAATCCGGGGCGTCCGCGCTTCCGGGGCGCGTTTTGGCGTGAACGTCTTTGTTCCCGATCCCGCCCAGCTGCCGCCGCCGGCCGCCACGGTGGCGCGGCTGGAGACCTACCGGAGGCAGCTGAGCAGGGATGCCCTGCGGCTGCAGGTGGAGGTCCCGCCGCTGCGCCTCGACGACGACGACCAGTGGCCGGGCAAGATGACGGCCCTGCTGGCTGACCCGGTGGAACTGGTCAGTTTTACCTTCGGCCTGCCAGGCGCCGATGGCGTGCGTGCGCTGCAGCGGGCTGGTTCGGCAGTGCTGGCCACGGTGACGACGGTAGCCGAGGCGCTGGCGGCCGCCGGGCAGGGAGTGGATGCGCTGGTGGTCCAGCATGACAGCGCAGGCGGCCACAGCGCGGCCTTCCTGCCGACCACAACGGGGCACGGCAGCAGTTCCGGGTCCGGCCACGGTCCGGGCCACGAGGTCAGCCGGCCGCTCTCGACGGCGGAGCTGGTCGCGGCGGTGCGGTCCGCCGTCGGGCTCCCGCTGGTGGCTGCCGGTGGAGTGATGGACCGGGCCGGGGTGGAAGAGGTGCTGGCCGCAGGCGCCCAGGCAGCCCAGCTGGGCACCGCGTTCCTGCGCACTTCCGAGAGTGGGGCCCGGCAGCTGCACAAGGATGCCCTCGCCAGTCCACGCTTCACCCGGACGGCCCTGACCCCGGCCTTCACCGGGCGCCAGGCCCGTGCGCTGGCCAACGCGTTTGTCCGGGACCATCCCGACGCGCCGGAGTCGTACCCCGCCGTGCATCACCTCACCGCCCCGCTGCGCGCAGCCGCGGCCGCTGCCGGGGACGCGGAGCGGCTGAACCTCTGGGCCGGAACGGGCTGGCAGCGGGCGCGGGCCGGATCCGTCGCGGAAGTCCTGGCGGAACTGCTGGACTGA
- a CDS encoding LysR family transcriptional regulator yields the protein MEAEHKQLVQLLPLLPLLAELGRTQHITETAAVLGLPQSTVSRGIARASSILGTELLLRDGRGVRLTPAAKTLLPHVEAALAEFQSGLDLVRHESEVVRGRISVSFQHTFGEAMLPLLISAFRRRHPQPAFHLSQGARDGCLAELAAGDADLALTAPVAAPSRLICAAALYREPLRLVVHHRHPLAKHRRASLTQIRHEPFVAMGSGYGMRSLTDALFREAGFRPRIAFESQDSHTARGLVSAGLGVSILPPGGSAPGRHTPGDSGDLGWVELALDSALAFREIGLAWRERRGGVDAEPPPVRLFRELVLSEGPDLLAGFVRGRSGT from the coding sequence ATGGAGGCGGAGCATAAGCAGCTCGTCCAGTTGCTGCCGCTGCTGCCCCTCCTGGCCGAGCTCGGACGAACCCAGCACATCACCGAAACTGCCGCGGTGCTGGGGCTGCCCCAATCGACGGTCAGCCGGGGAATCGCCAGAGCCAGCAGCATCCTCGGAACGGAACTGCTCCTTCGCGACGGCCGCGGCGTACGCCTGACGCCGGCGGCCAAGACGCTCCTGCCGCACGTCGAAGCCGCCCTGGCGGAATTCCAGTCCGGGCTGGACCTGGTCCGGCACGAATCCGAGGTGGTGCGGGGCCGGATCTCCGTGTCCTTTCAGCACACGTTCGGTGAGGCCATGCTGCCGCTGCTGATCAGCGCGTTCCGCCGCCGGCATCCCCAGCCGGCCTTCCACCTCAGCCAGGGTGCCCGGGACGGCTGCCTCGCAGAACTCGCCGCCGGGGACGCGGACCTGGCCCTGACAGCACCTGTGGCGGCGCCAAGCCGTTTGATCTGCGCAGCGGCCCTGTACCGGGAGCCGCTGCGGCTGGTGGTCCACCACCGGCATCCGCTCGCCAAGCACCGCCGGGCCAGCCTTACGCAGATCCGGCACGAGCCGTTCGTAGCCATGGGCTCCGGCTACGGCATGCGCTCGCTGACCGACGCCTTGTTCCGGGAAGCAGGCTTCCGGCCCCGCATTGCCTTCGAAAGCCAGGATTCGCACACGGCCCGGGGACTCGTCTCGGCAGGACTCGGCGTGAGCATCCTTCCGCCCGGCGGTTCGGCTCCCGGCCGCCACACGCCCGGGGACTCCGGGGACCTTGGGTGGGTGGAACTCGCCCTGGATTCAGCCCTGGCGTTCCGGGAGATCGGCCTGGCCTGGCGGGAACGGCGTGGGGGAGTCGACGCCGAACCGCCCCCCGTGCGGCTGTTCCGGGAGCTGGTGCTCAGCGAGGGCCCGGACCTGCTTGCCGGGTTTGTCCGCGGCCGCTCGGGCACGTGA
- a CDS encoding MFS transporter → MTRPPQRQLRAPAWTGADPAAEHGTARKAAVWPGHTKGSAAYRKILAGLAFAGVATFAQLYATQAVLPMMAAELQVSAAEAALTISLATVGLAATVLPWSFLADRIGRVRAMMWGISAATALGLLVPLAASFPMLLGLRMLEGMALGGIPAIAIAYLNEEVNKAHAALAAGTYVAGTTLGGLAGRLVAGFVGELWGWRAATLAVSVLAAAAAVLFLFLVPPARGFTAAAASGFRGALRTLAGHSRNPRLLALYIQAFLLMGGFVAVYNYLGFRLAGKPFNLPATAISLIFLAYLSGTVTSRWAGGLTARFGRRTVSIAGTLLMVAGLALTLTHLLVLILLGLLLFTGGFFAAHSIGAGWTGGIATSGRAQAASLYNLAYYLGSSVIGWAGGLVFQSLGWTALALSVIGLAGTTAVITAVVHPPRTVAPAAASGARPR, encoded by the coding sequence ATGACCCGGCCCCCGCAACGCCAGCTCCGCGCCCCCGCCTGGACCGGCGCAGATCCTGCCGCCGAACACGGCACGGCCCGGAAAGCGGCTGTCTGGCCCGGGCACACCAAGGGCTCTGCTGCCTACCGGAAGATTCTCGCCGGCCTGGCGTTTGCCGGCGTCGCCACCTTCGCCCAGTTGTATGCCACCCAGGCTGTCCTGCCGATGATGGCGGCCGAACTGCAGGTGAGCGCGGCGGAGGCGGCCCTGACCATTTCGCTGGCCACCGTGGGCCTTGCCGCGACGGTGCTTCCGTGGTCCTTCCTGGCTGACCGCATCGGCCGTGTCCGGGCCATGATGTGGGGCATCTCGGCCGCGACGGCCCTGGGCTTGCTGGTGCCGCTCGCCGCGAGCTTCCCAATGCTGCTGGGCCTGCGGATGCTTGAGGGCATGGCCCTGGGCGGCATTCCGGCCATTGCCATCGCTTACCTCAACGAGGAGGTCAACAAGGCCCATGCCGCGCTGGCGGCCGGAACCTACGTCGCCGGCACTACCCTGGGCGGACTTGCAGGCCGGCTGGTGGCCGGCTTTGTGGGCGAGCTCTGGGGGTGGCGGGCCGCGACCCTGGCCGTCTCGGTTCTGGCCGCGGCAGCAGCCGTCCTGTTCCTGTTCCTGGTTCCTCCGGCCAGGGGCTTCACGGCGGCGGCGGCCAGCGGGTTCCGCGGCGCGCTCCGGACGCTGGCGGGCCACAGCCGGAACCCCCGGTTGCTGGCCCTCTATATCCAGGCGTTCCTGCTGATGGGCGGCTTCGTGGCGGTGTACAACTACCTGGGCTTCCGGCTCGCTGGGAAACCCTTCAACCTGCCGGCCACCGCGATTAGCCTGATCTTCCTGGCATACCTCTCCGGAACGGTCACCTCGCGCTGGGCCGGCGGCCTGACGGCACGGTTCGGGCGGCGGACGGTGTCGATTGCAGGAACACTGCTGATGGTGGCCGGGCTGGCGCTGACGCTGACCCACTTGCTGGTGCTCATCCTGCTGGGCCTGCTGCTGTTCACCGGCGGTTTTTTCGCGGCGCACAGCATCGGCGCCGGCTGGACCGGCGGAATCGCAACGTCCGGCAGGGCGCAGGCGGCCTCGCTCTACAATCTCGCGTACTACCTCGGTTCCAGCGTCATTGGCTGGGCCGGCGGACTGGTGTTCCAGTCGCTGGGCTGGACGGCTCTGGCCCTGAGCGTGATCGGGCTTGCGGGAACGACGGCGGTGATCACCGCCGTCGTTCATCCGCCCCGGACGGTGGCTCCCGCGGCTGCCAGTGGCGCAAGGCCCCGTTAG